The proteins below come from a single Parachlamydiales bacterium genomic window:
- a CDS encoding class I SAM-dependent methyltransferase produces the protein MSNLPIITPEEKPQKKASSPSSDWKERKIERTAYYEKTWRNTPERFDNSQCSIHRNRFKRLTGLIEDLGDISQKKAVDLGCGSGEISLWLCKKGMQVDAVDIASIPLEKLRAVKPDNLNLLQDYVPFTKLDDDTYDLVICNDLIGDLHPNEYRMLISELARIVKSTGRVICSTPLDLNSEDPLDRFVQLIDTEFEVENESYANDSLYIHWLDFLAYPRRLARATSSPQERKIALDKRRGLSYGLFKVLSQPWLHFLWKATAWVVNPLSNLSRNSDSLRAGMEKISRFFRQESGITHAIFLTKRRSLLNTNSLETPHDIQPAKQKRTVWE, from the coding sequence ATGTCCAATTTACCAATCATTACTCCCGAAGAAAAACCGCAGAAAAAAGCGAGCTCTCCTAGTTCAGACTGGAAAGAACGTAAAATAGAGCGAACAGCCTACTACGAAAAAACATGGAGAAATACCCCTGAACGTTTTGACAATAGCCAATGCAGTATCCATCGCAATCGTTTTAAGCGCTTAACTGGCCTAATAGAAGATTTGGGAGATATTTCCCAAAAGAAAGCCGTCGACTTAGGCTGCGGTAGCGGAGAAATATCTTTATGGCTTTGTAAAAAAGGGATGCAAGTAGATGCAGTGGATATTGCAAGCATTCCCTTAGAAAAACTACGCGCTGTCAAACCGGACAACCTCAACCTCCTACAAGACTATGTTCCTTTTACAAAATTAGATGACGATACATACGATCTGGTGATTTGCAATGATCTGATTGGAGACTTGCATCCTAATGAATACAGGATGTTGATTTCGGAATTGGCCCGCATCGTAAAATCTACCGGCCGCGTTATTTGCTCTACTCCGCTCGATCTTAATTCGGAAGATCCTTTAGACCGGTTTGTGCAATTAATTGATACGGAGTTTGAGGTCGAAAATGAAAGCTACGCAAACGATTCCCTGTATATCCACTGGCTGGATTTCCTAGCTTACCCGCGCCGCTTAGCCCGCGCAACGTCATCGCCGCAAGAGAGGAAAATCGCCTTAGATAAGCGTCGTGGCTTAAGCTATGGACTCTTTAAAGTCCTAAGTCAGCCCTGGCTGCACTTCCTCTGGAAAGCCACGGCATGGGTGGTGAACCCCCTTAGTAATTTATCACGGAATAGCGACTCGCTGCGTGCAGGCATGGAGAAAATTTCACGCTTTTTCAGGCAAGAATCCGGCATCACACATGCCATCTTCCTCACTAAAAGACGATCACTATTAAATACAAATTCTCTGGAAACGCCGCATGACATTCAGCCTGCAAAACAAAAACGCACTGTTTGGGAATAA
- a CDS encoding DUF3604 domain-containing protein, with product MRRSICYCEPTHAYAGEVNTWKFIYTTGSTLPKGTKLRFDMMSKGRNIDWETPTHNLKEGNNVIYGVMENGKILSPKLIDSPSSIVPQFEFVLPSEIPSEHSFTIVIGSPKLDGPSARKSGSRAQTLAQRRRTFGLFVDPTGKGHFDEPELFALDVRGDKLDIIRIIVPSFVSKNKRFDAVVRFEDQYSNLTSNAPDETLIELTYEHIRENLNWRLFVPETGFLALPNMYFNEQGVFTIKLHNNATKEVFKAPPIKCFNETENALYWGLFHGESERFDSTESIESCLRHFRDEHVLGFYGVSPFENAEETPNEVWKQISQNVSDFDEADRFTTFLGFQWQGAAGSEGLRQIVFAKEGKTLPRKKEGKYPNLSKLYKSYSPKEIIAIPTFTMGDGYHYNFKEYDPDYERVAEIYNAWGSSECTEKEGNAIPITIEGKKGVKPNPEGSLQKALLRNCRFGFVSGGLDDRGVYGHFYDSDQKQYSPGLTAVICKEHTRQAIFDALWNRHCYATSGPRIIVGISIAGATMGSEITTADKPGLRVNRHIAAYAVGTEKLSKVEIIRNGVVVHTVKPTDYHVDFTYDDMDPWNKLLIDAKDKKPSFVYYYLRVTQEDGNMAWSSPIWIDEEPTLPGKGRRLIKASTKAAPAIVKIKPEEDEVEEFDDVEEDEDLE from the coding sequence ATGAGACGTTCGATTTGTTATTGCGAGCCAACCCATGCATATGCTGGGGAGGTAAATACTTGGAAGTTTATCTATACAACAGGTTCTACCCTTCCAAAAGGAACCAAGTTACGATTTGATATGATGTCCAAAGGACGCAATATTGATTGGGAAACACCTACCCACAACTTAAAAGAGGGAAATAACGTCATTTATGGCGTAATGGAAAATGGTAAAATCCTAAGTCCTAAGCTCATAGATTCTCCTTCCTCAATAGTTCCACAATTCGAATTCGTTCTACCCTCCGAAATCCCTTCCGAACACTCATTTACCATTGTTATCGGTTCTCCTAAACTCGATGGCCCCTCAGCACGCAAAAGCGGATCTCGTGCACAAACTTTAGCGCAGCGTCGTAGAACTTTTGGATTGTTTGTAGACCCCACAGGCAAGGGCCATTTCGATGAACCCGAATTATTTGCTTTGGATGTGCGTGGTGATAAGCTCGACATTATCCGTATTATCGTCCCTTCCTTCGTCAGTAAAAACAAACGTTTCGATGCAGTCGTCCGATTCGAAGATCAGTATTCTAATCTAACGAGCAACGCTCCGGATGAGACGCTGATTGAATTGACCTACGAACATATCCGTGAAAATCTAAACTGGCGCCTCTTTGTACCTGAGACCGGCTTCTTAGCCCTGCCCAACATGTACTTCAATGAGCAAGGCGTCTTTACTATTAAGCTGCATAACAACGCCACTAAAGAAGTGTTCAAAGCCCCTCCGATCAAATGCTTCAACGAAACAGAAAATGCATTGTATTGGGGCCTTTTTCATGGAGAATCTGAACGCTTTGATTCCACCGAAAGTATTGAAAGCTGCTTAAGACACTTCCGTGATGAACATGTATTGGGCTTCTACGGCGTTTCTCCATTTGAAAATGCTGAAGAAACACCGAACGAAGTGTGGAAGCAAATCTCCCAAAATGTCAGCGACTTTGATGAAGCAGACCGCTTTACAACTTTCTTAGGATTCCAATGGCAAGGTGCAGCCGGATCGGAAGGGCTAAGACAAATTGTATTCGCCAAAGAAGGAAAAACGCTTCCTCGTAAAAAAGAAGGCAAATATCCTAATCTCTCTAAACTCTACAAAAGTTATTCTCCCAAAGAGATTATTGCCATTCCGACTTTCACAATGGGTGACGGCTATCACTATAACTTCAAAGAATATGATCCCGATTATGAGCGTGTAGCGGAAATCTATAACGCGTGGGGCAGCTCTGAATGCACTGAGAAAGAAGGGAACGCAATCCCTATCACGATAGAAGGCAAAAAAGGTGTTAAACCTAATCCGGAAGGCTCACTCCAAAAAGCCCTGTTGCGCAACTGCCGTTTCGGCTTTGTTTCAGGTGGATTGGATGATCGCGGCGTCTACGGTCATTTTTATGATAGTGATCAAAAGCAATATTCCCCCGGTTTGACGGCTGTTATCTGCAAAGAACACACACGCCAAGCGATTTTTGATGCTTTATGGAACCGCCATTGCTATGCGACATCAGGACCCCGTATTATCGTGGGTATCTCTATCGCAGGTGCAACCATGGGATCAGAGATCACGACAGCTGACAAGCCCGGCTTACGTGTAAACCGCCATATTGCTGCTTACGCAGTGGGTACAGAGAAACTCAGTAAAGTAGAAATTATACGTAACGGTGTTGTCGTCCATACAGTCAAACCTACAGATTACCATGTCGATTTCACCTATGATGACATGGATCCTTGGAATAAATTGCTGATCGACGCCAAAGATAAAAAGCCTTCTTTCGTGTATTACTATCTAAGAGTAACTCAAGAAGATGGAAATATGGCATGGAGTTCTCCTATCTGGATCGATGAAGAACCCACACTGCCCGGCAAAGGCCGCCGCCTCATTAAAGCTTCCACTAAAGCTGCTCCTGCAATTGTAAAGATAAAACCGGAAGAAGATGAAGTGGAAGAATTTGACGATGTGGAAGAGGACGAAGATCTAGAATAG
- the rny gene encoding ribonuclease Y has translation MDANTIALILVIFIFGIILGITLWGLNYRFRKGGFQRLANDILTKANQEAESLRKSNELTIKQSHLDQQKEVEQVWQQERKKLTREEERLKQREDKLEGRLNTVEKKLIDLEKREITLAAQREQILEDQKLLQTQKENLLIELEKAAGLSATEARELLLEKINNDVRTETAHMIRRATKEAEENAEDLARKIIVTSINRLAVSTVSDATVNIVSIPSEEMKGRIIGREGRNIRTLERATGVNFIIDDTPNAVVISGFDPLRLHIAKQCLAELVADGRIHPTRIEEIVEKVQKDVQKKLRQHGEDAALRAGAINLHPEIILLLGKLKLRYSFGQNILDHSIEVAHIMGLFAGELGLDIKLAKRIGLLHDIGKAVSHEVEGSHALIGHDIVLKYGESIDVATGVGCHHFEMPANTIEGSLCSAADALSASRPGGRIEAVEEYIKRLKRLEEIAEAHPCVEKAYALQAGREIRVIVQPDAIDDDGVITLARDLTKQIERELTYPGKIKVTVIRERRAVEYAL, from the coding sequence ATGGATGCAAATACTATAGCTTTAATACTCGTCATATTTATCTTCGGAATCATCCTTGGGATTACATTATGGGGGCTCAATTACCGTTTCCGCAAAGGAGGCTTCCAGCGCCTGGCCAACGACATCCTTACGAAAGCAAATCAAGAAGCGGAATCTCTCCGCAAAAGCAATGAACTTACCATCAAACAATCGCATCTAGACCAACAAAAAGAAGTTGAGCAGGTTTGGCAGCAAGAAAGAAAAAAACTAACACGCGAAGAGGAAAGGCTGAAGCAGCGTGAAGATAAACTTGAGGGAAGACTTAACACGGTAGAAAAAAAGCTGATCGACCTTGAAAAACGAGAGATCACCCTAGCAGCACAACGTGAGCAAATTTTGGAAGACCAGAAGCTGCTGCAAACACAAAAAGAAAATCTATTAATAGAGTTAGAAAAGGCTGCGGGACTTAGCGCCACGGAAGCGCGTGAACTGCTCCTTGAGAAAATCAATAATGATGTCCGTACTGAGACAGCGCATATGATCCGCCGTGCGACAAAAGAAGCGGAAGAAAATGCTGAAGATCTTGCACGAAAGATCATTGTCACCTCAATCAACCGCCTCGCTGTTTCTACAGTATCAGACGCTACAGTAAACATTGTTTCCATTCCGTCTGAAGAGATGAAAGGACGTATCATCGGGCGTGAAGGAAGGAATATACGCACACTGGAGAGAGCTACCGGTGTCAACTTCATCATTGACGATACCCCTAACGCCGTCGTGATTTCAGGCTTCGATCCCCTACGATTGCATATTGCTAAGCAATGTTTAGCAGAGCTAGTTGCAGATGGGCGCATCCATCCTACACGGATTGAAGAGATCGTCGAGAAAGTACAGAAGGATGTCCAGAAAAAACTGCGCCAACATGGCGAAGATGCCGCCTTAAGGGCAGGAGCCATCAACCTCCATCCCGAAATCATCCTGTTATTAGGCAAACTCAAGCTGCGCTATAGCTTTGGACAGAACATCCTCGACCATTCCATAGAAGTTGCCCATATTATGGGACTGTTTGCAGGGGAACTTGGGTTGGATATTAAACTTGCCAAACGGATAGGCCTACTACATGATATCGGCAAAGCGGTCTCCCATGAAGTTGAAGGCTCGCACGCACTTATCGGTCACGATATAGTCTTAAAATACGGGGAATCAATAGACGTGGCTACAGGTGTAGGCTGCCACCATTTTGAAATGCCGGCCAATACGATTGAAGGCAGCCTATGCAGTGCGGCAGATGCTCTCTCTGCCTCGCGTCCGGGCGGTAGAATTGAAGCTGTCGAAGAGTATATCAAACGTCTAAAACGTTTAGAAGAAATTGCTGAAGCCCATCCTTGTGTAGAGAAAGCCTATGCATTGCAAGCGGGAAGAGAAATACGCGTGATTGTCCAGCCCGATGCGATAGATGACGATGGGGTTATCACACTTGCGCGCGATCTGACTAAACAGATAGAGAGAGAACTCACCTATCCCGGGAAAATTAAAGTCACAGTGATTAGGGAAAGGCGCGCAGTCGAGTACGCTTTATAA
- a CDS encoding class I SAM-dependent methyltransferase: protein MQRFSDEQASPAGSFQAQLEELQLKLRLHNMRKIADKHIPPGAKVLEIGCGPLDDNGASFFTRSFSTELRQDFYYCDCNPILTDSFPEIISADMRKLDAVFPEGSFDFVIGTNALDTLNGESLILAIESIKKVLHPEGKLIHALNYEPYLYMFIEESLNLDPTAIPYFNEKGSHSVFIPKGSWQHPLYAILQKLDAEERQRLWQGMLSLDKQGYFLALAKSFQGRTISSWEFFDDMLSSACIRTGVRSYVNEVVTSEELVAVPEGVNLGGRCITCGPDGVNSITDSSIPLKDAKIVLQTRVSIIH from the coding sequence ATGCAGAGGTTTAGTGATGAGCAAGCATCACCCGCCGGGTCATTCCAAGCTCAGCTTGAGGAACTTCAGTTAAAGCTCCGTCTGCACAACATGAGGAAAATAGCGGATAAACACATCCCTCCCGGTGCGAAGGTCCTAGAAATCGGCTGTGGTCCCTTAGATGATAATGGGGCCTCTTTTTTTACACGTTCTTTCTCAACGGAATTAAGACAAGATTTTTACTATTGCGACTGCAATCCAATTTTAACGGATAGTTTCCCTGAAATCATATCTGCAGATATGCGTAAGCTTGATGCAGTTTTTCCTGAAGGATCATTTGATTTTGTGATAGGGACCAATGCTCTTGATACATTGAATGGGGAAAGTTTGATCCTTGCAATAGAATCGATAAAGAAGGTGCTGCATCCTGAAGGTAAACTGATCCATGCCTTAAATTACGAACCTTATCTATACATGTTTATTGAAGAGTCCCTTAACTTGGATCCCACAGCAATCCCGTATTTTAATGAGAAAGGGAGCCATAGCGTTTTTATTCCAAAGGGATCTTGGCAGCATCCTTTATATGCAATACTACAAAAATTGGATGCAGAAGAGAGGCAACGTCTTTGGCAAGGGATGCTTTCTTTGGACAAACAAGGATATTTCCTAGCCTTAGCTAAGAGCTTTCAAGGCAGGACTATTTCTTCCTGGGAATTCTTTGATGACATGCTAAGCTCAGCATGTATTCGCACAGGCGTAAGAAGCTATGTGAATGAGGTTGTCACCAGTGAAGAGCTTGTTGCAGTTCCCGAAGGTGTAAATTTGGGCGGGCGTTGCATTACTTGCGGACCGGACGGCGTAAATTCAATAACTGACAGTTCTATCCCGCTAAAGGATGCAAAAATTGTGCTACAGACTCGTGTGAGTATCATTCATTAA
- the hutI gene encoding imidazolonepropionase — MLIGPFKQIVTLRKLPLKGPLADHALEIIADGGILVKDGVIEAVEPYTQLFSQADSFMPIDFPAVVFPGLVDAHTHICWAGDRSDEYANRLEGITYQQLAAKGGGILRTMRATRSASEDDLLMGLLDRLKLQQRDGITTCEVKSGYGLDLQNELKCLRTIQLASRKQPIQIVATCLAAHILPPEFSDKDAYLSSIKEELWPLLQKENLAHRMDIFIENEAFPPSSALSYLKDAQKCGFATTAHAGQFSTEGIHAAIEAGVHSADHLECVDEAAARILAKTNTVATVLPGATLGLGLPFPPARMLLDTGNCLAIASDWNPGSAPMGRLLTQASLLGAAQKLTMTETWAGITFRAAQALDLHDRGVIEIGKRADLAIFPCQNWQEVLYYQGSLLPKFVMIGGRLW, encoded by the coding sequence ATGCTTATAGGCCCCTTCAAACAGATTGTTACATTGCGCAAGCTACCTTTAAAAGGTCCTCTGGCGGATCACGCCCTAGAAATTATTGCCGATGGCGGTATTCTGGTTAAAGACGGTGTCATCGAAGCTGTAGAGCCTTATACACAGCTTTTTTCTCAGGCAGACTCCTTTATGCCAATCGACTTTCCTGCTGTGGTTTTTCCGGGCCTAGTGGATGCACATACACATATATGTTGGGCCGGCGACAGATCAGACGAATACGCAAACCGTCTTGAAGGTATTACATATCAACAGCTTGCAGCAAAAGGCGGCGGCATCCTACGTACTATGCGCGCCACCCGATCAGCGTCTGAAGATGATCTATTGATGGGCTTGCTAGACCGTTTAAAATTACAACAACGCGATGGCATCACCACTTGCGAAGTGAAAAGCGGTTATGGATTGGATCTTCAAAATGAATTGAAGTGTCTACGTACAATCCAACTCGCCTCCCGCAAACAGCCTATTCAAATCGTCGCTACCTGCCTTGCTGCCCACATACTCCCTCCCGAGTTTTCTGATAAGGACGCTTATCTATCCTCTATTAAAGAGGAGTTATGGCCCCTTCTGCAGAAGGAAAATCTAGCGCATAGAATGGATATCTTTATTGAAAATGAAGCTTTTCCCCCCTCTTCCGCACTTAGTTATCTCAAAGATGCACAGAAATGCGGTTTTGCAACTACTGCACATGCGGGACAGTTTAGCACAGAAGGAATCCATGCTGCCATAGAAGCGGGTGTACATAGCGCAGACCATTTGGAATGTGTTGACGAAGCTGCAGCACGCATTCTTGCTAAAACAAATACCGTTGCCACAGTTTTACCGGGGGCAACTCTAGGCTTGGGGCTCCCCTTTCCACCTGCTCGTATGCTCTTAGACACCGGCAACTGTTTAGCTATCGCCAGTGATTGGAACCCGGGATCTGCCCCGATGGGCCGCCTGCTGACCCAAGCCTCTTTATTGGGAGCCGCTCAGAAACTTACGATGACAGAAACATGGGCAGGGATAACATTCCGTGCCGCACAGGCATTAGACCTGCACGATAGAGGAGTCATCGAAATTGGAAAGCGTGCTGATTTAGCTATTTTCCCTTGCCAAAACTGGCAAGAGGTCCTGTATTATCAAGGTTCTTTATTACCCAAGTTTGTCATGATCGGAGGAAGGCTGTGGTAA
- a CDS encoding DUF308 domain-containing protein — protein MDISQNRKLFIFEGILFLLIGIAAIAVPGFFTLSIELVLGWLLIIGGAYQLFRSWSGRHQPGFIWSVFFALLNIVLGVLLLAKPIVGIISLTIILITYFIIAGLYQIFWSTQITRMHGWWLLLINGLLSLAMAAILVAGWPDSAIWAIGLLFGINMLFTGCALLSLAWNAHSGKPVGQ, from the coding sequence ATGGATATTTCACAAAACAGGAAGCTATTCATCTTTGAAGGCATCCTATTCTTGCTCATTGGTATTGCCGCTATCGCAGTGCCCGGTTTTTTTACTTTAAGTATTGAGCTTGTTTTAGGCTGGCTATTGATTATAGGCGGCGCATATCAGCTTTTTCGCTCTTGGTCCGGAAGACATCAGCCGGGGTTTATTTGGTCCGTATTCTTTGCACTGCTTAATATAGTACTGGGAGTACTTCTCTTAGCTAAACCTATTGTAGGGATTATCTCTCTGACAATAATATTGATTACCTATTTTATTATCGCCGGTCTATATCAAATATTCTGGTCAACGCAGATTACGCGCATGCATGGGTGGTGGCTGCTGCTGATTAACGGCCTCCTATCCTTGGCAATGGCTGCGATATTAGTCGCTGGATGGCCTGACAGTGCCATTTGGGCAATAGGGCTTCTATTCGGCATCAATATGCTCTTCACCGGGTGTGCATTGCTCTCATTAGCTTGGAATGCCCACAGCGGAAAACCTGTAGGGCAATAG
- the hutG gene encoding formimidoylglutamase — MVNLYGYQPPEKFLWQGRHDGPEALRLHEVVHCTDVQFGLALPKHAIVLIGFASDEGVKRNLGRPGAADGPLAWRKALANLPVPEGLTRPIFDAGDITCLENDLEQAQAALGLLVALVLEQGGFPFVCGGGHEVAWGQFLGIAEKGFDRGLGIVNLDAHYDLRPVLEGNKGTSGTTFSQMLDHQNAKGFPFYYACAGIQPQGNTIALHQKARTLDVLVIPAEEIDHAPHLLEPFIDLAQHLYFTICLDVFNSAFAPGVSAPQVLGITPTQALPLIRKMAGTGKLFACNIAELSPSYDRDQMTARLAAALTLEILRLLPSN; from the coding sequence GTGGTAAATTTATACGGATATCAACCTCCAGAAAAATTCCTTTGGCAGGGTAGGCATGACGGTCCTGAGGCTTTACGATTGCACGAAGTTGTCCACTGCACTGACGTACAATTTGGCCTGGCCCTTCCAAAACACGCTATTGTACTCATTGGTTTTGCCAGTGATGAAGGTGTTAAACGCAACCTGGGCAGACCCGGTGCTGCTGATGGCCCTTTAGCTTGGAGGAAAGCCCTAGCCAACCTACCTGTACCTGAGGGATTAACGCGCCCTATTTTTGATGCCGGAGATATTACTTGTTTGGAAAACGATCTTGAACAAGCACAAGCAGCTCTTGGCCTTCTTGTCGCCCTAGTTCTAGAACAGGGTGGATTTCCTTTCGTCTGCGGGGGCGGGCATGAGGTAGCGTGGGGACAGTTTCTTGGTATAGCAGAAAAAGGTTTTGACCGCGGACTGGGCATAGTAAATCTCGATGCCCATTATGATTTACGTCCCGTTCTGGAAGGAAATAAAGGGACTTCCGGCACGACTTTCTCACAGATGCTTGATCATCAAAACGCTAAAGGTTTCCCTTTTTATTATGCGTGCGCAGGAATTCAACCCCAGGGGAATACGATTGCTTTGCACCAAAAAGCGCGTACTTTAGATGTTTTAGTTATCCCAGCCGAAGAAATAGATCACGCCCCCCATTTGTTGGAGCCTTTTATTGATCTTGCCCAACATCTATATTTTACTATCTGCCTTGATGTATTTAATAGCGCCTTTGCCCCCGGGGTTTCTGCTCCCCAAGTTTTGGGCATCACCCCAACGCAAGCTTTACCTTTGATAAGAAAAATGGCCGGCACAGGAAAACTCTTCGCATGCAATATTGCAGAGTTATCTCCCTCCTATGACCGCGATCAGATGACTGCACGCTTAGCTGCCGCGCTGACTTTAGAAATTCTGCGGCTGCTCCCTTCCAATTAG
- a CDS encoding asparagine synthase-related protein — translation MSGIAGVLYPDVFQVNNLVSPMLDTLGHRGKSPRDLYTFRNVQLGICGQKMAANAHKTIYCALDGSISNRKQILSDLVSLGIDPLTENTDAHLIIAAYETWGTEFLEQLNGDFAIALFDQKSELLLLARDRVGVKPLYWYHSHNTFIFGSELKALLATGAIPQTLAEDAISSYLYFGFIPQDLTPIQGVSKLLPGYTLIFKLDQSMSITPYWSLSAFFQNTHKDSPQQLVKQLDHLITDSIRIRLPGEGPIGSFVSGGIGSACTAYYLQKETKNQPLEIFTAGFVGHNDSDITAAREVAATLSIQQQVITISPKQMVDKLPSVVWYLDEPVADPNVIATWNLTKSASLFTKNVFSGMGSDEFLAGHSRYTAGEQQVSPWETYVSSLMTHSKKFIIPLLKLIWEPLAFSYLKQTRTDPWQFSYMQRNAAFDLKTLKAASPYLSKLFDPEVFLHKFHHMQRINNTVGALQYLDIKTRLVDCYIHQYERLSTAHGVTWQSPFLDRDLIEFAAGLPEPNNLEEINTASILKELLKHTFSKQLLNRPKRTRQNFLGDWAPLPPILELFHRLPYGSLVETGMISSTWLKERLKEVHSSAQVFRYLWSILMLELWVQIYVNRRIETGPPEQSAVELLKHSLQAKE, via the coding sequence ATGAGTGGGATCGCCGGAGTCCTTTATCCCGATGTTTTCCAAGTGAACAACTTGGTTTCTCCTATGTTAGATACACTGGGGCATCGGGGTAAAAGTCCTAGAGACCTTTATACTTTCCGCAATGTGCAGCTAGGCATTTGCGGCCAAAAAATGGCCGCAAATGCTCATAAAACTATTTATTGCGCCCTTGATGGGTCTATCAGCAATAGAAAGCAAATCCTCTCAGACTTAGTATCCCTGGGCATCGACCCCCTTACTGAAAATACCGATGCCCATCTTATTATTGCAGCTTATGAAACATGGGGCACAGAATTTTTAGAACAACTAAATGGCGATTTTGCCATTGCGCTGTTTGATCAGAAAAGCGAGCTTCTTCTGCTTGCAAGAGACCGCGTCGGAGTAAAACCTCTCTACTGGTATCACTCGCATAATACTTTCATCTTTGGCAGCGAACTTAAAGCCCTTCTCGCTACCGGCGCTATCCCGCAAACTCTAGCTGAAGACGCGATCAGCTCCTACTTATACTTTGGCTTCATCCCTCAGGATTTGACGCCTATCCAAGGGGTGAGCAAACTCCTCCCCGGATACACACTGATCTTCAAACTAGACCAAAGTATGAGCATCACCCCCTACTGGTCGCTTAGTGCATTTTTCCAGAATACACATAAAGATTCACCTCAGCAGCTTGTCAAACAACTTGATCACCTGATCACTGATTCAATTCGGATACGCCTGCCTGGAGAAGGACCCATAGGTTCATTTGTGTCCGGCGGCATCGGCTCCGCATGCACTGCTTACTATCTGCAAAAAGAAACAAAAAATCAGCCCTTGGAAATCTTCACTGCAGGATTTGTAGGACATAATGATTCTGATATTACAGCTGCGCGCGAAGTGGCTGCAACCCTCTCGATACAGCAGCAAGTTATCACCATCTCTCCCAAACAGATGGTGGACAAATTACCTTCCGTTGTTTGGTATCTGGACGAACCTGTTGCCGATCCTAACGTTATTGCCACATGGAATCTTACCAAATCGGCGTCGCTATTCACAAAAAATGTATTCTCAGGGATGGGCAGTGACGAATTCCTAGCAGGGCACAGCCGCTATACGGCAGGAGAGCAGCAAGTCAGCCCATGGGAGACCTATGTCAGCTCCTTGATGACCCACTCCAAAAAATTTATTATTCCTCTTTTGAAATTGATTTGGGAGCCGTTAGCATTTAGCTACCTCAAGCAAACACGTACTGATCCCTGGCAATTCTCTTACATGCAAAGGAATGCCGCCTTTGACCTCAAAACTTTGAAAGCAGCTTCCCCCTATCTCTCAAAGCTGTTTGATCCGGAAGTTTTTTTGCATAAATTCCATCACATGCAGAGGATAAACAATACAGTAGGGGCTTTACAATATCTAGACATCAAAACCCGTCTTGTCGACTGCTATATCCACCAGTATGAACGGTTAAGTACTGCCCACGGTGTAACATGGCAATCCCCCTTTCTAGATCGCGATCTGATCGAGTTTGCAGCAGGTCTGCCGGAGCCTAATAATCTAGAAGAAATAAACACAGCAAGCATATTGAAAGAATTACTCAAACATACCTTCTCAAAGCAGCTGCTCAATAGACCCAAGCGTACCCGCCAAAATTTCTTAGGCGACTGGGCACCCCTGCCTCCTATCCTTGAGTTATTTCATCGTTTGCCTTATGGTTCGCTCGTAGAGACAGGGATGATAAGCAGCACATGGCTTAAGGAAAGACTTAAAGAGGTCCATAGTTCCGCTCAGGTGTTCCGCTATCTTTGGTCCATTCTTATGCTTGAACTTTGGGTACAAATTTATGTTAACCGAAGAATCGAGACGGGCCCCCCTGAGCAATCTGCAGTCGAATTATTGAAGCATTCGCTACAAGCTAAAGAATAG